A part of Carassius carassius chromosome 32, fCarCar2.1, whole genome shotgun sequence genomic DNA contains:
- the marc1 gene encoding mitochondrial amidoxime-reducing component 1, with amino-acid sequence MDFKEVFAKILGQNREIALCAAGTAVALLGLGLVYKYTCPEKKLTQVGVVSQLLVHPMKSGKAVSVETAECLRMGLKYGELRDRHWLVITEDGHMVSGRQQPRLVLVSLTCEGGQLCLTGPQMEELRVPLHQPNNAVVDCRVFSVDVQGRDCGDDVSNWLTRYLESDSTVRLVQFEPHLKAQRPSEKEPLFPKDEKVAYPDAAPIMLMSEASVKDLNTRLDKDVTVLRFRPSIVVSDCEAFTEDTWDHIQIGQVELKRVVGCGRCLFTTVDPETGIITRKEPLDTLKTYRLTDPMQKTAPILGQYYTVKKTGVLHVGEPVCKITY; translated from the exons ATGGACTTCAAAGAGGTGTTTGCAAAAATCTTGGGCCAGAATCGTGAAATAGCATTATGCGCTGCAGGCACAGCAGTTGCTCTGCTTGGACTCGGTCTCGTATATAAATATACTTGTCCAGAGAAGAAGTTAACTCAAGTAGGAGTCGTTTCCCAGCTGCTGGTTCATCCCATGAAGTCCGGGAAAGCAGTGTCGGTGGAGACGGCAGAGTGTCTGCGAATGGGGCTGAAATATGGCGAACTGCGGGATCG gCACTGGCTGGTGATCACGGAGGACGGACACATGGTGTCGGGCAGACAGCAGCCTCGTCTGGTGCTGGTGTCTCTGACCTGTGAAGGGGGCCAGCTGTGTCTCACGGGACCCCAGATGGAGGAGCTGAGGGTTCCTCTTCACCAGCCCAATAATGCAGTTGTGGACTGCAG AGTCTTTAGTGTAGACGTGCAGGGCAGGGACTGTGGGGACGATGTGTCTAACTGGCTTACACGATACCTGGAATCAGACAGCACCGTTCGTCTGGTGCAATTTGAACCTCATCTAAAGGCCCAAAGGCCTTCTGAGAAAGAGCCCCTCTTTCCTAAGGATGAAAAG GTGGCCTATCCTGATGCTGCTCCCATCATGCTAATGTCAGAGGCCTCAGTTAAGGACCTGAATACCCGATTGGATAAGGATGTTACTGTCCTTCGGTTTCGTCCCAGTATTGTTGTCAGTGACTGTGAGGCCTTCACCGAg GACACATGGGATCATATTCAGATTGGCCAAGTGGAGTTGAAGAGAGTCGTTGGCTGTGGAAG ATGCCTGTTTACCACGGTTGACCCAGAGACTGGAATCATCACCCGGAAAGAACCACTGGACACTCTCAAAAC cTATCGACTGACTGACCCTATGCAGAAAACCGCACCAATATTGGGACAGTACTACACGGTGAAGAAAACGGGTGTCCTTCATGTGGGTGAACCTGTTTGTAAGATCACCTATTGA